The following are from one region of the Thermococcus cleftensis genome:
- a CDS encoding class III signal peptide-containing protein, whose amino-acid sequence MRRSAQSAIEYLFMLAAVLVLVLMATRVVLNGVKNMNEAISDYVTQVRQEILEDL is encoded by the coding sequence ATGAGAAGGAGTGCCCAGAGCGCCATCGAGTACCTCTTCATGCTGGCTGCGGTGCTGGTGCTCGTGCTCATGGCCACCAGGGTGGTGCTCAACGGAGTAAAGAACATGAACGAGGCAATAAGCGACTACGTAACCCAGGTCAGGCAGGAGATACTCGAAGACCTTTGA
- a CDS encoding ASCH domain-containing protein, protein MRIYHLKVRDEYLDFIKSGEKRIEVRVAYPQLRKIQPGDKLIFNDSIPAVVTEVKRYETFRQVLREEPIKKIFPDEPSFERAVKRFHNLYPKWKENRYGVIVIKFKLLGEGR, encoded by the coding sequence ATGAGGATTTATCACCTGAAAGTCCGCGACGAGTACCTCGACTTCATAAAGTCCGGGGAGAAGAGGATAGAGGTTCGCGTAGCCTACCCCCAGCTCAGGAAAATTCAGCCCGGCGACAAGCTCATATTCAACGACTCGATTCCTGCCGTTGTAACTGAAGTTAAACGCTACGAGACCTTCCGTCAGGTGCTGAGGGAGGAGCCGATAAAGAAAATCTTTCCTGATGAACCTAGCTTCGAGAGGGCCGTAAAGCGGTTCCACAACCTCTACCCCAAGTGGAAGGAGAACCGCTACGGCGTCATCGTCATAAAGTTCAAGCTCCTCGGTGAGGGAAGATGA
- a CDS encoding ASCH domain-containing protein, giving the protein MKHLEFDGRYREAILKGKKRATVRLGRRPNLKEGDTVLIHSGGYAIGKAVIERVESKTVKELTDEDAFLDGFSSREELINALREHYRWVNDDSKAHVIVFRLVERFDKPVMSSDYAYEGNLPVEIAEKALKHLNLSEEDRRLIELFLKTGSLRKAAYRLGGLNKRHLIREALRRAYEELKRKGIMGPRL; this is encoded by the coding sequence ATGAAGCACCTCGAGTTCGACGGGAGGTATAGGGAAGCGATACTGAAGGGTAAAAAGAGGGCGACGGTGAGGCTCGGCAGGAGGCCGAACCTGAAGGAGGGCGACACTGTCCTGATACACTCCGGCGGCTACGCGATAGGGAAGGCCGTAATCGAGAGGGTCGAGAGCAAGACGGTGAAGGAGCTGACCGATGAAGACGCCTTCCTCGACGGCTTCTCGAGCAGGGAGGAGTTAATCAACGCTCTGAGGGAGCACTACAGGTGGGTGAACGACGACTCGAAGGCCCACGTCATAGTCTTCCGCCTCGTTGAGCGCTTTGATAAACCGGTTATGAGCTCCGACTACGCCTATGAGGGGAACCTGCCGGTCGAGATAGCGGAGAAGGCCCTAAAGCACCTCAACCTTTCCGAGGAGGACAGGAGGCTAATCGAACTATTCCTCAAGACTGGCAGTCTCAGAAAAGCGGCCTACAGACTCGGCGGTCTTAACAAGAGACACCTCATAAGGGAGGCCCTGAGGCGGGCCTACGAGGAGCTGAAAAGGAAAGGCATCATGGGGCCGAGGCTTTGA
- a CDS encoding TIGR02253 family HAD-type hydrolase, whose protein sequence is MKAVFFDFVGTLITKEGENVTHQNIVREVLKRAGREDLDYLRLWEEYEEESSVMFKELAGKPYVKIRDVDIEAMRRVAERYGFTVPEDFWEISLEMHARYGKLFPDAVETIKALKDLGLHVGIITDSDNDYIEAHLKALGIYDLFDSITTSEDAGFYKPHPRPFQLALERAGVEASKVLYVGDNPAKDCVGAKNVGMLSVLLDPKGARRELWGNCDFVVSKLGEVVEIVKGLM, encoded by the coding sequence ATGAAGGCCGTCTTCTTCGACTTCGTCGGGACGCTCATAACCAAGGAGGGCGAAAACGTAACCCACCAGAACATAGTTCGCGAGGTTCTGAAGAGGGCCGGGAGGGAAGACCTGGACTACCTGCGGCTGTGGGAGGAGTACGAGGAGGAAAGCTCGGTGATGTTCAAGGAGCTCGCAGGCAAGCCCTACGTCAAAATCCGGGACGTTGATATCGAGGCCATGAGAAGAGTGGCCGAGCGTTACGGCTTCACCGTTCCTGAGGACTTCTGGGAGATTAGTCTTGAGATGCACGCGAGGTATGGAAAGCTCTTCCCCGATGCCGTCGAGACGATTAAAGCACTTAAAGACCTTGGCCTGCACGTTGGCATAATCACCGACTCGGACAACGACTACATAGAGGCCCACCTAAAGGCACTCGGCATCTACGACCTCTTTGACTCGATAACCACCAGCGAGGATGCCGGCTTCTACAAGCCCCACCCGAGGCCTTTCCAGCTCGCCCTTGAGAGGGCCGGCGTTGAAGCGAGCAAAGTTCTCTACGTCGGCGACAATCCTGCCAAGGACTGCGTCGGGGCAAAAAATGTTGGAATGCTCAGCGTCCTTCTCGACCCGAAGGGGGCGAGGAGAGAGCTCTGGGGAAACTGCGACTTCGTGGTCTCAAAACTTGGCGAGGTCGTTGAAATCGTTAAGGGGTTGATGTGA
- the pgsA gene encoding archaetidylinositol phosphate synthase: MVLNRYRENVKGYLEAIVRPLARAGVTPNTITVLGLLVSLAGAYLFYRGEQIIAALVLLFGSLVDALDGTLARLTGKTSRFGAFLDSTFDRISDGAVLFGIALGNLADWRVAFIAFMGSYLVSYERCRAELAGSGRLAVGIAERAERLLIIIITALFGHVEYGVYAVAVLAWITVLQRLYAAYQRLRE; encoded by the coding sequence ATGGTTCTCAACCGCTACCGCGAGAACGTTAAGGGCTACCTGGAAGCGATCGTTAGACCCCTCGCGAGGGCGGGAGTGACTCCGAACACGATAACCGTCCTCGGTCTGCTGGTAAGCCTCGCCGGGGCGTACCTCTTCTACCGCGGCGAGCAGATCATAGCGGCTCTCGTTCTGCTCTTCGGCTCTCTCGTCGATGCCCTCGATGGAACGCTCGCGAGGCTGACAGGAAAGACGAGCCGCTTTGGAGCGTTCCTGGATTCAACCTTCGACAGGATAAGCGATGGTGCGGTTCTCTTCGGGATAGCCCTGGGCAACCTCGCCGACTGGCGTGTTGCTTTCATTGCCTTCATGGGGAGCTACCTCGTCAGCTACGAGCGCTGCAGGGCCGAGCTGGCCGGCTCCGGAAGGCTGGCCGTTGGGATAGCCGAGAGGGCCGAGAGGCTACTGATAATAATCATCACCGCGCTCTTCGGCCATGTTGAGTACGGTGTTTACGCAGTTGCAGTCCTGGCGTGGATAACCGTCCTCCAGAGGCTTTACGCCGCCTACCAGAGGCTTAGGGAGTGA
- a CDS encoding tRNA (cytidine(56)-2'-O)-methyltransferase — protein MITVLRLGHRPERDKRITTHVALTARAFGADKIVIAAEEDEHVRESVEDVVRRWGGPFEITFDPGWKRLMREWKERGGMIVHLTMYGIHIDDAMPRIRDELKEGRDVLVVVGAEKVPRDVYEIADYNVGVGNQPHSEVAALAVFLDRLLEGQGLRKEFQNAKLKIIPQERGKRVIELK, from the coding sequence ATGATAACCGTGCTTCGCCTTGGTCACAGACCTGAGAGGGACAAGAGGATAACGACCCACGTCGCTCTGACGGCGAGGGCGTTTGGGGCGGATAAAATCGTCATAGCTGCGGAAGAAGACGAGCACGTGAGGGAGAGCGTCGAGGACGTTGTGAGGCGCTGGGGGGGACCGTTCGAGATAACCTTCGACCCGGGCTGGAAGCGGCTGATGAGGGAGTGGAAGGAGCGAGGAGGAATGATAGTCCACCTCACGATGTACGGGATCCACATCGACGACGCGATGCCAAGAATCAGGGACGAGCTGAAGGAAGGCAGGGACGTGCTCGTCGTCGTCGGTGCCGAGAAGGTGCCCCGAGACGTCTATGAGATCGCAGATTACAACGTCGGCGTGGGGAACCAGCCCCACAGCGAGGTTGCCGCTTTGGCGGTCTTCCTCGACAGGCTCCTTGAAGGGCAGGGCCTGAGGAAGGAGTTCCAGAATGCAAAACTCAAGATAATCCCGCAGGAGAGGGGGAAGAGGGTAATCGAGCTGAAGTGA
- a CDS encoding transglutaminase-like domain-containing protein, which yields MTMRRLALTLLLILIVVASGCLFKPPAEVRFSVDKTVVAPDGTLHVIVFVNNTGKVGLTGATLVLGDDSFQILQEPKFPDVLPVGQSVQLVWILKAPAIPGYYNLKLSLELTDELKRTWTGFYGQFRISVSRDVLPSEEVELDVKGPGVLEGGEVSTITVTIRNRLEVPVDLLDVRLDLLDGMKVTAADALPDELNGEETVTLRYTVKAPYAYRKGYVSAILRYRIGDAEKSVVESVPLEITWRPWEKSEETLREAYGLKYHWITDRYLVDGYWADLYNSTPSFDRAEIRSLTLRIIGNTSSEEGAAERLLSWLVSNYSLGDTTSTLEPEKILLQDRISYAEGQILLTAMLRSIDVPARVVTVYNGTDCTRRPVTEFYTTDGWYVVDIRHSFIGSLEDYLASPYFPRLYQMITVEGYRIVAQNPTDLSGHGHVDITGDFTANLEDRLLSVVSDRLKPELRSKLTMVLNNLNENERLYALFLLASAPNDEELNRVVEEYSTKRMEQNVKTMYEFYRDMTWSDDFTKYWRIFAGDVR from the coding sequence ATGACCATGAGAAGGCTCGCCCTCACCCTGCTCCTGATTCTTATCGTGGTTGCCTCGGGCTGTCTCTTCAAACCTCCCGCCGAGGTCAGATTCTCGGTTGATAAAACAGTAGTGGCTCCCGACGGAACGCTCCACGTCATCGTCTTCGTGAACAACACGGGCAAGGTCGGATTGACGGGGGCAACCCTCGTTCTCGGCGACGACAGCTTCCAGATACTCCAGGAGCCAAAGTTCCCGGACGTTCTGCCCGTGGGCCAGTCCGTTCAGCTGGTCTGGATACTCAAGGCCCCTGCCATACCCGGTTACTACAACCTCAAGCTCTCCCTCGAGCTGACCGATGAGCTTAAAAGAACCTGGACGGGCTTCTACGGACAGTTCAGGATCTCCGTCTCACGGGACGTTCTTCCCTCAGAGGAAGTCGAACTGGACGTGAAGGGGCCGGGAGTGCTGGAGGGAGGAGAGGTCTCGACCATAACCGTCACCATAAGGAACCGGCTGGAGGTTCCGGTGGATCTCCTTGATGTTAGACTCGACCTCCTCGATGGAATGAAAGTAACCGCCGCCGACGCGCTGCCGGACGAGCTGAACGGGGAGGAAACGGTTACCCTCAGGTACACCGTCAAGGCACCCTACGCCTACAGAAAGGGATACGTCTCGGCGATACTCAGGTACAGGATAGGCGACGCCGAGAAGAGCGTCGTCGAGAGCGTACCCCTTGAGATAACGTGGAGGCCCTGGGAGAAGAGCGAGGAAACCCTCAGGGAAGCCTACGGATTGAAGTACCACTGGATAACGGACAGGTATCTGGTCGATGGCTACTGGGCAGACCTCTACAACTCAACCCCCTCCTTCGACAGGGCCGAGATAAGGAGTCTTACCCTTAGGATAATCGGGAACACCAGCTCGGAGGAGGGTGCCGCGGAGAGGCTGTTAAGCTGGCTGGTAAGCAACTACTCCCTCGGGGACACCACCTCGACCCTGGAACCGGAAAAGATACTCCTCCAGGACAGGATAAGCTACGCCGAGGGTCAGATACTCCTGACCGCGATGCTCCGCTCCATAGACGTCCCGGCAAGGGTCGTCACGGTGTACAACGGAACGGACTGCACCAGAAGGCCGGTGACGGAGTTCTACACGACCGACGGCTGGTACGTCGTAGACATCAGGCACTCGTTCATCGGCTCCCTGGAGGACTACCTCGCCAGCCCCTACTTTCCGCGGCTGTACCAGATGATAACGGTGGAAGGATACCGGATAGTCGCCCAGAACCCAACGGACCTCAGCGGACACGGCCACGTTGATATAACCGGGGACTTCACGGCCAACCTGGAGGACAGGCTCCTGAGCGTCGTTAGTGACAGACTGAAGCCGGAACTCCGCTCCAAGCTCACTATGGTGCTCAACAACCTGAACGAGAACGAGAGGCTCTACGCCCTCTTCCTCCTGGCCTCAGCCCCGAACGATGAAGAGCTCAACAGGGTGGTGGAGGAGTACAGCACCAAGAGAATGGAGCAAAACGTAAAAACCATGTACGAGTTCTACAGGGACATGACGTGGAGCGACGACTTCACGAAGTACTGGAGGATATTCGCGGGTGATGTGAGATGA
- a CDS encoding SAM hydrolase/SAM-dependent halogenase family protein, translating to MITLTTDFGLKGPYVGEMKVAMLRVNLDARIVDVTHAVTRHSIIEGSFVMEQVVKYSPEGTVHVGVIDPGVGTERRAVIIEGDQWLVVPDNGLATLPLKHVNPRRAWAIDFERISRFTGWRISSTFHGRDVFGPAGALIERGVSPEEFAEEIPLDSLIRLDVEPRKEGESWLLKVIYIDDFGNVILNLENYGRPEAVELPDFGLSIPYLDAYGYVKPGELLALPGSHDYLEIAVNQGSAAERLGLKVGDEVRVKLIGGD from the coding sequence ATGATAACGCTGACGACGGACTTCGGGCTTAAGGGGCCCTACGTCGGCGAGATGAAGGTGGCGATGCTGAGGGTCAACCTTGACGCGAGGATCGTCGATGTGACGCACGCGGTAACGAGGCACTCCATCATTGAGGGCTCTTTTGTGATGGAGCAGGTGGTCAAGTATTCCCCTGAGGGAACGGTTCACGTCGGTGTCATAGACCCCGGCGTCGGAACCGAGAGGAGGGCGGTAATAATCGAAGGCGACCAGTGGCTGGTCGTTCCGGACAACGGTTTAGCCACGCTCCCGCTCAAGCACGTAAACCCCAGAAGGGCCTGGGCCATAGATTTTGAGAGGATAAGTCGCTTCACCGGCTGGAGGATAAGCTCGACCTTCCACGGGAGGGACGTTTTCGGTCCAGCGGGTGCGTTAATCGAGAGGGGCGTTTCTCCGGAAGAGTTCGCGGAGGAGATTCCTCTCGACTCGCTGATTAGGCTTGACGTCGAGCCGAGGAAGGAGGGCGAATCATGGCTCCTGAAGGTGATTTACATCGACGACTTCGGCAACGTTATCCTTAATTTGGAAAACTACGGAAGGCCAGAGGCCGTTGAACTTCCGGATTTCGGCTTGAGTATCCCCTACCTCGACGCCTACGGCTACGTAAAGCCCGGAGAGCTTTTGGCCCTCCCCGGAAGCCACGACTACCTTGAGATAGCAGTCAATCAGGGGAGCGCGGCGGAAAGGCTTGGTCTGAAGGTCGGGGACGAGGTGAGGGTGAAGTTGATTGGAGGTGATTGA
- a CDS encoding nicotinamide-nucleotide adenylyltransferase, whose protein sequence is MVRRGLFVGRFQPVHNGHIKALEFVFSQVDEVIIGIGSAQASHTLKNPFTTSERMEMLIRALDEAGVEKRYYLIPLPDINFNAIWATYVVSMVPRFDVVFTGNSLVAQLFREKGYEVIVQPMFRKDILSATEIRRRMVEGQPWEELVPRSVAEFIREIKGCERIKMLATNLEKNEKELQAPIRIPEF, encoded by the coding sequence ATGGTAAGGCGCGGACTCTTCGTCGGCCGGTTTCAGCCGGTTCACAACGGGCACATAAAGGCCCTTGAGTTCGTTTTCTCGCAGGTTGATGAGGTCATCATCGGAATTGGGAGCGCCCAGGCGAGCCACACGCTCAAGAATCCCTTCACGACGAGCGAGAGAATGGAGATGCTGATAAGGGCCCTGGACGAGGCTGGGGTTGAGAAGCGCTACTACCTGATTCCGCTCCCGGACATAAACTTCAATGCCATCTGGGCGACCTACGTGGTGAGCATGGTTCCGCGCTTCGATGTGGTTTTCACGGGCAACTCGCTCGTTGCACAGCTCTTCAGAGAGAAAGGCTACGAGGTCATCGTCCAGCCGATGTTCAGGAAGGACATACTCTCGGCGACCGAGATAAGAAGGCGCATGGTCGAGGGGCAGCCCTGGGAGGAGCTCGTGCCGAGGAGCGTGGCCGAGTTTATCAGAGAGATAAAGGGCTGTGAAAGAATAAAGATGCTCGCCACGAACCTGGAAAAGAACGAGAAGGAGCTCCAGGCGCCGATTAGGATTCCGGAGTTTTAG
- a CDS encoding nucleotidyltransferase domain-containing protein, with protein MEADWKLALEKFIEGWKTKDFVEAALLTGSYALGLQTARSDIDVYIVLSDDVDWRERGNVVVDGFLIEYFANPARQIRRYFEKELVQNSRSTARIITIGKVLFDKTGIAEALKSEALEYMKRPFERPDETWVEIAKYFLWDMLDSLKDAEDRNDPSSGYLYNLALNRALEVYSKFLGVEIPPASKVYRLFRDENFRRAYLYLDFPDEKFVNLFLRGIKEVRTENVEALINYILEQMGGFRIDGWRLRMRV; from the coding sequence ATGGAGGCAGACTGGAAACTCGCTTTGGAAAAGTTTATTGAGGGCTGGAAAACTAAGGACTTCGTCGAGGCGGCCCTGCTAACTGGGAGCTATGCCCTCGGCCTCCAGACGGCGCGCTCGGACATAGACGTTTACATCGTGCTCTCCGATGACGTGGATTGGCGGGAAAGGGGAAACGTAGTCGTGGACGGCTTCCTCATCGAGTACTTTGCAAACCCGGCGAGGCAGATAAGGCGCTACTTTGAGAAGGAGCTTGTCCAGAACAGCAGGAGTACGGCGAGGATTATCACCATCGGAAAAGTTCTCTTCGACAAAACCGGAATAGCTGAAGCTCTCAAATCGGAAGCGCTGGAATACATGAAGAGACCCTTTGAACGGCCCGATGAGACTTGGGTGGAAATAGCTAAGTACTTCCTCTGGGACATGCTCGACAGTCTGAAGGACGCTGAAGACAGGAACGATCCCAGCTCTGGCTACCTCTACAACTTGGCTCTCAACAGAGCCCTTGAGGTTTATTCGAAGTTCTTGGGTGTTGAAATTCCTCCAGCGAGCAAAGTTTACCGCCTTTTCAGGGACGAAAACTTTAGAAGGGCTTACCTCTACCTGGACTTCCCGGACGAAAAGTTCGTGAATCTCTTTCTCAGGGGCATAAAAGAGGTCAGAACCGAAAACGTCGAGGCTTTGATAAACTACATCCTTGAACAGATGGGTGGCTTTAGAATAGACGGCTGGAGGCTCAGAATGCGGGTTTGA
- a CDS encoding toxin-antitoxin system TumE family protein, protein MLRELELLDGSPVVKDYEILDYKEGESFYFLKIKAELIDGSVLYIREFVSEDDYNYSFQWQRNGELIVRWDNAPHHRDVETFPHHKHVGSKDNVQPSREVSLEDVLKAIEERIKPAF, encoded by the coding sequence ATGCTCAGAGAGTTAGAGTTGCTTGATGGCAGTCCCGTTGTTAAGGATTACGAGATTCTCGATTACAAAGAAGGAGAGAGCTTCTATTTCCTGAAAATCAAGGCAGAGCTAATAGACGGGAGCGTTCTGTACATCAGGGAGTTCGTCTCCGAGGATGACTACAACTACTCGTTCCAGTGGCAGAGGAATGGGGAGCTTATAGTTCGCTGGGATAACGCGCCGCACCACAGGGATGTAGAGACTTTCCCACATCATAAGCACGTCGGCTCCAAGGATAACGTTCAGCCTTCCAGGGAGGTTTCACTGGAGGACGTTCTGAAGGCCATCGAGGAAAGAATCAAACCCGCATTCTGA
- a CDS encoding SPFH domain-containing protein yields the protein MAMSEVVISKRDVLAHERLRVISELAPIREKIRMFEEKYGMTIEEFEKKLKSSEESFEAWDDYIEWKAYVKKLEELKSRLREIEHAQRVRVA from the coding sequence ATGGCGATGAGCGAGGTCGTGATTTCGAAGAGGGACGTGCTGGCCCACGAGAGGCTGAGGGTAATCTCCGAGCTTGCTCCGATACGCGAGAAAATCAGGATGTTCGAGGAGAAATATGGGATGACGATTGAAGAGTTCGAGAAAAAACTCAAAAGCTCGGAGGAGTCTTTCGAGGCATGGGACGACTACATTGAGTGGAAGGCCTACGTAAAGAAACTGGAAGAACTCAAAAGCAGGCTCAGGGAGATTGAGCATGCTCAGAGAGTTAGAGTTGCTTGA
- a CDS encoding GNAT family N-acetyltransferase — translation MEPLIREARPDDRPFIEEISRLTWGGEDYLARVFDEWLRDGHFYVLEVDGKVIGTAKLTLLPGKVGWLEGLRVHPDYRGRGYGRKLHGFMLELGERLAREGKIEALEFATYFLNRESIAMAERTGFHVRARFFVFGAKTESFEPEEPERIEPTLEDLTLGTVPVGWRFVRRSREALEWIKENAELYDINGFHFLVPKEGATFTPLDVGLATLKAILPAMAWVARERGREEFDVMLPSGVKPLLPGLKRLGLFLWDEAEEPNVLAFRKRLV, via the coding sequence ATGGAACCTCTCATAAGGGAAGCCAGACCTGATGACAGACCCTTCATCGAGGAGATTTCAAGGCTCACGTGGGGCGGGGAAGACTACCTGGCAAGGGTTTTCGACGAATGGCTTAGAGACGGCCACTTCTACGTGTTGGAGGTTGATGGAAAGGTAATCGGCACGGCGAAGCTGACGCTTCTCCCGGGAAAGGTCGGCTGGCTTGAGGGGCTGAGGGTTCACCCGGATTACAGAGGTAGGGGCTACGGGAGGAAGCTCCACGGCTTTATGCTTGAACTGGGCGAGAGGCTCGCCCGCGAGGGGAAGATTGAGGCCCTTGAGTTCGCGACTTACTTCCTCAACCGCGAGAGCATAGCAATGGCCGAGAGAACGGGCTTCCACGTGAGGGCCAGGTTCTTCGTCTTCGGGGCAAAAACCGAGAGCTTCGAGCCGGAGGAGCCTGAGCGGATAGAGCCGACCCTTGAGGACCTGACGCTCGGCACCGTTCCCGTCGGCTGGCGCTTCGTGAGGAGGAGCAGGGAGGCCTTAGAGTGGATTAAGGAAAACGCCGAGCTCTACGACATCAACGGCTTCCACTTTTTGGTCCCGAAGGAGGGAGCAACTTTCACGCCTCTGGACGTCGGTCTCGCGACGCTCAAGGCTATCCTTCCAGCGATGGCGTGGGTAGCGAGGGAGAGGGGCAGGGAAGAGTTCGACGTGATGCTTCCGAGCGGGGTTAAACCGCTCCTGCCGGGGTTAAAACGGCTCGGCCTCTTCCTCTGGGACGAGGCAGAGGAGCCTAACGTGCTGGCGTTCAGGAAGAGGCTGGTTTAA
- a CDS encoding class I SAM-dependent methyltransferase, producing MDIGCGTGNVLRFLDPEKYIGVEPSVGMREKFREKHGFEPLDGHFLRIPLTDESVDTVITTYAFHHVPDGEKTDAIKEMLRVLKPGGRIVIADVMFESEEEKMRIGEEDGLKKEMEDEYFATV from the coding sequence GTGGACATCGGCTGCGGCACCGGGAACGTTCTGCGCTTCCTCGACCCTGAGAAGTACATTGGCGTCGAGCCTTCCGTCGGAATGCGTGAGAAGTTCAGGGAGAAGCACGGCTTCGAGCCCCTCGACGGGCACTTCTTAAGGATTCCCCTCACGGACGAAAGTGTGGACACCGTGATAACGACCTACGCCTTCCACCATGTTCCCGATGGGGAAAAGACGGACGCGATAAAGGAGATGCTCCGCGTTCTTAAGCCTGGCGGGAGAATCGTCATCGCCGATGTGATGTTTGAGTCAGAGGAGGAAAAGATGAGAATCGGGGAGGAGGACGGCCTAAAGAAGGAGATGGAGGACGAGTACTTCGCGACCGTCTAG
- a CDS encoding helix-turn-helix domain-containing protein, translating to MADEELAREVQELRKALEELRESFAVVSQMAQAYLRLINLYAQYGGLGIEVAVPEVTDPIAREIVRILFDLKRANVSQIARELKGRRGKASRNTVRAKLRELVELGIVVEVPGERGKAYALSKRVVKRWLELIGMPIRFDQTNDY from the coding sequence ATGGCCGACGAGGAACTCGCCAGGGAAGTACAGGAGCTCAGAAAGGCCCTTGAGGAGCTCAGGGAGAGCTTTGCGGTGGTTTCTCAGATGGCGCAGGCCTACCTCAGGCTCATCAACCTCTACGCCCAGTACGGGGGGCTCGGGATAGAAGTGGCCGTGCCAGAGGTTACCGACCCCATAGCGCGTGAGATAGTCAGAATTCTCTTCGACCTGAAGAGGGCGAACGTCAGCCAGATAGCCCGGGAGCTGAAGGGGAGGCGCGGAAAGGCCTCGCGGAACACGGTTCGGGCAAAGCTGAGAGAGCTGGTTGAGCTTGGCATCGTCGTTGAGGTTCCCGGCGAGAGGGGAAAGGCCTACGCCCTCTCAAAGCGAGTGGTCAAAAGGTGGCTCGAACTAATCGGAATGCCGATTAGGTTTGACCAGACTAATGATTACTGA
- a CDS encoding carbon-nitrogen hydrolase family protein — MKVVLIPMRVEVGNFKANWNEFKKRFNEALEYEPDFVVFPEYCLTGFEEWDFRGAKLYDEIVGRVSELARENGVYVVFGLLEPYKNCVYNSALLIGRNGEVLLKHRKFQEPMKFCTGNTVRTTKTEFGKVAIIICGDLYNKRIAKWVRRKRPDYLFVPMEYSPEYGEMTSENVEAMSERVKLLGVRTFVVNSFPPGGAWAFNENGTLLASSRGERLLVVG, encoded by the coding sequence ATGAAGGTTGTCCTAATCCCGATGCGCGTTGAGGTTGGAAACTTCAAAGCCAACTGGAACGAGTTCAAAAAGCGCTTCAATGAGGCTTTGGAGTACGAGCCAGACTTCGTGGTCTTCCCCGAGTACTGCCTCACCGGCTTTGAGGAGTGGGACTTCAGGGGGGCAAAGCTGTACGATGAGATAGTCGGGCGGGTGAGTGAACTGGCCAGAGAGAACGGCGTTTACGTTGTCTTCGGCCTCCTTGAGCCCTACAAGAACTGCGTCTACAACTCCGCCCTGCTGATCGGTCGAAACGGCGAGGTGCTCCTCAAGCACCGCAAGTTCCAGGAGCCGATGAAGTTCTGCACCGGCAACACTGTGAGAACAACCAAAACCGAGTTCGGAAAGGTGGCGATAATAATCTGCGGCGACCTGTACAACAAGAGGATAGCGAAGTGGGTTAGACGGAAAAGGCCTGACTACCTCTTCGTGCCGATGGAGTACTCGCCGGAATATGGAGAAATGACATCAGAAAATGTCGAGGCGATGTCTGAGCGCGTTAAGCTCCTTGGCGTCAGGACCTTTGTTGTGAACAGCTTTCCGCCGGGCGGTGCGTGGGCCTTCAATGAGAACGGGACGCTCCTGGCCTCTTCACGGGGAGAACGGTTGCTTGTGGTCGGGTGA